One part of the Sphingobacterium sp. LZ7M1 genome encodes these proteins:
- a CDS encoding metallophosphoesterase: protein MKIALFSDIHANLPALEAFFEDVGKRNPDSIYCLGDLVGYNIWPNEVINEIRKRKIPTIAGNYDFGIGRMSNECGCAYKTNSEKDNGNISISFTNSIMKDNERAYLRTLPAHIKVEFQLNEDKLNLLLVHGSPRKINEYLFEDREEKSMLRIMEQADADIMCFGHTHKPYHRILNSGSEDPAHFRHAVNIGSVGKPKDNDVRGAYVMLTINENSSVLNKESIGVEFIRFDYDIEKAAKAVEESPLPNEYAENLRRGY, encoded by the coding sequence ATGAAAATTGCATTATTCAGCGATATACACGCCAATTTACCCGCTTTGGAAGCTTTCTTTGAAGATGTCGGTAAAAGAAATCCAGATAGTATCTATTGTTTGGGTGACCTGGTAGGTTACAATATATGGCCAAACGAAGTGATTAACGAAATCCGTAAGCGGAAAATTCCAACCATTGCAGGAAATTACGACTTCGGTATCGGACGTATGAGCAATGAATGTGGCTGTGCCTATAAAACCAATAGTGAAAAAGACAATGGCAATATCTCCATTTCTTTTACAAATTCTATCATGAAGGACAATGAACGTGCCTATTTGCGCACGCTCCCTGCACATATCAAAGTTGAGTTTCAATTAAATGAAGATAAGCTCAATTTGCTTTTGGTGCACGGCAGCCCAAGGAAGATCAATGAATATCTTTTTGAAGACCGTGAAGAAAAAAGTATGCTCAGGATTATGGAGCAGGCTGATGCAGATATCATGTGTTTCGGGCATACGCACAAACCTTACCATCGCATTTTAAATTCTGGATCCGAAGACCCGGCTCATTTTCGTCATGCGGTCAATATCGGTTCCGTTGGGAAGCCTAAGGATAACGATGTGAGGGGAGCTTACGTCATGCTGACAATCAATGAAAATAGTTCTGTGCTGAACAAAGAAAGCATCGGTGTCGAGTTTATACGATTTGATTATGACATTGAAAAAGCAGCAAAGGCGGTAGAAGAAAGCCCCCTGCCTAATGAATATGCAGAAAATCTAAGAAGAGGCTATTAA